One window of Pyrus communis chromosome 12, drPyrComm1.1, whole genome shotgun sequence genomic DNA carries:
- the LOC137710771 gene encoding uncharacterized protein: MDPKAVKSELVLILDYGSQYTHLITRRIRSLSVFSVCISGTSPLKSITDLNPRVVILSGGPHSVHTLDSPSFPAGFTEWAEANGVFVLGVCYGLQLIVQRLGGVVKVGEKQEYGRMEIEVERSSGIFGSKKVGDKQVVWMSHGDEVVKLPEGFEVVARSQQGSVAAIESPARRFYGLQYHPEVTHSPEGMETLRYFLFDICQVSAGWSMENVLDEEIKVIKSTVGTEDHVICALSGGVDSTVAATLVHKAIGDRLHCIFVDNGLLRFKERERVMETFEKDLHLPVTCVDATEQFLSKLKGVVDPETKRKMIGKEFICIFDAFAHDLEQKLGKRPTYLVQGTLYPDVIESCPPPGSGRTHSHTIKSHHNVGGLPKDMKLKLIEPLKLLFKDEVRELGRILDVPQGFLKRHPFPGPGLAVRVLGDVTQGNALDILRQVDEIFIESIKDAGLYDTIWQAFAVFLPVRSVGVQGDQRTHSHVVALRAVTSQDGMTADWYYFEHKFLDDVSRKICNSVRGVNRIVQDITSKPPSTIEWE, translated from the exons ATGGACCCAAAAGCCGTGAAATCGGAGCTGGTCCTGATTCTCGACTATGGCTCCCAATACACCCACCTCATCACCCGCCGAATTCGATCTCTCTCCGTCTTCTCCGTCTGCATCTCCGGCACAAGCCCTCTCAAATCCATCACCGACCTCAACCCCCGCGTCGTAATCCTCTCTGGCGGGCCCCACTCGGTCCACACCCTGGACTCCCCCAGCTTCCCGGCTGGGTTCACCGAGTGGGCCGAGGCCAACGGCGTGTTCGTGCTCGGCGTCTGCTACGGGCTTCAGTTGATTGTGCAGAGGCTCGGTGGAGTGGTTAAGGTTGGGGAGAAGCAGGAGTATGGGAGGATGGAGATTGAGGTGGAGAGGAGCTCTGGGATTTTTGGGTCCAAGAAGGTTGGGGATAAACAGGTGGTTTGGATGAGCCACGGGGATGAGGTGGTAAAACTGCCGGAAGGTTTTGAGGTCGTGGCGCGGAGCCAGCAGGGATCGGTCGCTGCAATTGAGAGCCCGGCCAGGAGGTTCTATGGGTTGCAGTACCACCCAGAG GTGACACATTCGCCTGAAGGGATGGAGACACTTCGATACTTTTTGTTTGATATTTGTCAAGTCAGTGCAGGATGGAGTATGGAAAATGTATTGGATGAAGAAATAAAAGTGATTAAAAGCACAGTAGGGACTGAAGATCATGTCATATGCGCATTATCAGGAGGTGTGGATTCCACAGTTGCCGCAACTCTTGTTCATAAGGCAATTGGCGATAGGCTTCATTGTATCTTTGTTGACAATGGTTTATTGAG ATTTAAGGAGAGAGAACGTGTGATGGAAACCTTTGAAAAAGATCTTCATTTGCCTGTTACTTGTGTGGATGCCACAGAACAATTTCTTAGTAAGCTTAAAGGCGTTGTTGATCCTGAGACGAAAAGGAAAATGATTGGAAAGGAGTTCATTTGCATTTTCGACGCTTTTGCACATGATTTGGAGCAAAAATTAGGGAAGAGGCCTACTTACTTGGTCCAAGGGACCCTGTATCCGGACGTGATTGAATCTTGCCCACCACCTGGAAGTGGAAGGACCCACTCCCACACCATCAAGAGCCATCACAACGTTGGAGGGCTTCCCAAAGACATGAAACTGAAGCTCATTGAGCCTCTTAAACTTTTATTCAAGGATGAG GTTCGCGAATTAGGGAGGATCTTAGATGTTCCTCAGGGATTTCTAAAGCGCCATCCATTTCCTGGCCCTGGCCTTGCAGTACGAGTCTTGGGTGATGTAACACAAGGCAATGCCTTGGATATCCTCCGCCAG GTTGATGAGATTTTCATAGAATCAATCAAAGATGCTGGGTTGTACGATACAATCTGGCAAGCATTTGCGGTGTTTTTGCCTGTAAGATCAGTTGGGGTTCAGGGCGATCAAAGAACACATTCTCACGTTGTTGCCCTCAGAGCTGTAACAAGTCAAGATGGGATGACAGCTGACTG gTACTATTTTGAACATAAGTTCCTTGATGATGTGTCCCGAAAGATTTGCAATAGTGTCCGGGGTGTAAACAGAATAGTTCAAGACATTACGTCAAAGCCCCCATCAACAATTGAGTGGGAGTGA